In the genome of Neovison vison isolate M4711 chromosome 3, ASM_NN_V1, whole genome shotgun sequence, one region contains:
- the LOC122901751 gene encoding RING finger protein 223-like, which yields MAAPASDSGGGERSPSSSPGSSAGAGVAAAGDRDSGDAGARSAAVTVPSLPPLEDYECKICYNYFDADRRAPKLLACLHTFCQECLSQLQLRAAAAAAASASAAPERPLRPPPWHGPPGAIACPVCRHRTPLPDSRVHGLPNNTKLAEAFPLALRAAHDPLPQDRLPPLPARRAAPAAAPTPAQPPPPAEDAAPGPRARAGLRAPGAYESCQNCKRAALTAGCVCVVFSFLSMVVLLFTGLIFVNHYGGGGGGGVPPGGGAPPGAAPATGSPSPSPVGPICLSVASILALFSVVVTWVICWLKYRPEGAAAGSAGGGGGGPRARAAVGGGMRRSDT from the coding sequence ATGGCAGCGCCGGCGAGCGACAGCGGCGGCGGCGAGCGAAGCCCAAGCAGCAGCCCCGGGAGCTCGGCAGGAGCCGGGGTCGCCGCGGCGGGAGACCGGGACAGCGGGGACGCGGGAGCTCGGAGCGCCGCGGTGACggtccccagcctccctcctctcGAGGACTACGAGTGCAAAATCTGCTACAACTACTTCGACGCGGACCGGCGCGCGCCCAAGCTGCTGGCTTGCCTGCACACCTTCTGCCAGGAGTGCCTGAGCCAGCTGCAGCTCcgcgctgccgccgccgccgccgcctctgcCAGCGCCGCGCCTGAGCGCCCGCTGCGCCCGCCGCCCTGGCACGGCCCGCCTGGCGCCATCGCGTGCCCCGTGTGCCGCCACCGCACGCCTCTGCCCGACAGCCGCGTGCACGGCCTGCCCAACAACACCAAGCTCGCCGAGGCCTTCCCGCTGGCGCTGCGCGCGGCGCACGACCCGCTGCCCCAAGACCGCCTCCCGCCGCTGCCGGCGCGCCGCGCCGCACCCGCCGCCGCCCCGACCCCCGcccagccgccgccgcccgccgagGACGCCGCCCCCGGACCCCGCGCCCGCGCGGGCCTGCGCGCCCCGGGCGCCTACGAGAGCTGCCAGAACTGTAAGCGCGCCGCGCTCACAGCCGGCTGCGTGTGCGTcgtcttctccttcctctccatgGTGGTGCTGCTCTTCACCGGCCTCATCTTCGTCAACCActacggcggcggcggcggcgggggggtaCCTCCCGGCGGCGGGGCGCCCCCTGGCGCTGCCCCGGCAACCGGGTCGCCCTCGCCTTCGCCCGTGGGGCCCATCTGCCTGTCGGTGGCCAGCATCCTGGCGCTCTTCTCGGTCGTCGTCACTTGGGTCATCTGCTGGCTCAAGTACCGGCCCGAGGGCGCGGCCGCGGGCTCGGCTGGGGGCGGCGGAGGTGGCCCGAGGGCTCGGGCTGCGGTGGGCGGCGGCATGCGGAGGAGCGACACGTAG